A portion of the Malania oleifera isolate guangnan ecotype guangnan chromosome 3, ASM2987363v1, whole genome shotgun sequence genome contains these proteins:
- the LOC131150870 gene encoding multiple organellar RNA editing factor 3, mitochondrial, with the protein MALVTTRRTLTSFLFQALRSSSSSSSSSSSYFAPCRSRFALALLDEGCRLIPDSTRILTRPKSSKSSYSPLKDSSPNWSNRPPKETILLDGCDYEHWLIVMEFPKDPAPSAEHMVDSYVKTLAQVVGSEEEAKKKIYSVCTTTYTGFGALISEELSYKVKGLPGVLWVLPDSYLDVPNKDYGGDLFIDGKVIPRPQYWYNQRQQVRSRPRPRYDRRRETMQVDRRDSMQGGGWAQNRGEPVQQQTSMDAQNSTQGGGRDPSPN; encoded by the exons ATGGCGCTCGTTACCACGCGGCGAACCCTTACATCCTTCCTCTTTCAAGCTCttcgttcttcttcttcttcttcttcttcttcttcttcttatttcgCCCCTTGTCGTTCTCGATTTGCTCTCGCGCTCCTCGACGAGGGGTGCCGGCTCATCCCCGACTCTACGAGAATCTTGACCCGACCCAAATCTTCCAAGTCGAGCTACTCGCCTCTGAAAGACTCGTCTCCAAACTGGAGCAACCGCCCCCCGAAGGAGACGATTCTTCTTGATGGCTGCGACTACGAGCACTGGCTCATTGTCATGGAATTCCCTAAAGATCCGGCACCCTCCGCCGAGCATATGGTCGACTCTTATGTTAAAACCCTAGCTCAGGTTGTGGGAAG TGAAGAGGAGGCGAAGAAGAAAATTTATTCTGTTTGCACGACCACCTATACTGGTTTTGGTGCTTTGATCTCTGAAGAGCTTTCGTACAAAGTTAAAG GATTACCTGGTGTTCTTTGGGTTTTGCCTGATTCATATCTAGATGTACCCAACAAGGATTATGGAG GTGATTTGTTTATTGATGGAAAAGTCATCCCTAGGCCCCAGTATTGGTACAATCAGAGGCAACAAGTTAGGAGCAGGCCTCGTCCACGATATGATAGGCGCAGGGAAACAATGCAGGTTGATAGGAGAGATTCAATGCAAGGAGGGGGCTGGGCCCAGAATCGAGGGGAGCCTGTTCAGCAACAAACATCAATGGATGCCCAAAATTCAACTCAAGGTGGAGGGAGAGATCCCTCTCCAAACTAG
- the LOC131150869 gene encoding uncharacterized protein LOC131150869 has product MSSNFGKPTLNNYEFDFGGLSTNRPRSMNDQKHQHRPSSYSQSSSSSSFSSTQTRPATTPSWQPNKPSWTHQPAAGNAARPGLSGAPASMVGDILGKSWSSGASTGIGIADKNPNLFGDLLGSALGQGKSNNSNVPLKNISSKSSYSMENLADSLPKTSNPVKSNSNWGSGESFGSYTGPYNKSNINNNNFNKGPNLGGPSMRNLGGVGAGMSANKDPFGSLVDFGSKQTGNLNTARKSNEVSTGNDAFGDFQNASKSSTSAYPSNAHSTSNSTNNNNFMGSSPASGATIDDFGIPSKDYSSQNQPPAQPAGVDPIDMLFTSSSSSAGAASAAAQGLGNQQFSEADDWGLDTEFGGGGGNETGTTTELEGLPPPPAGVSASSAMNKGVDNYKQGQYADAIKWLSWAVILLEKAGNNASTMEVLSCRASCYKEVGEYKKAVADCTKVLEHDDTNVSVLVQRALLYESIEKYKLGAEDLRSVMKLDPGNRVARSTIHRLTKMAG; this is encoded by the exons ATGAGTTCAAATTTCGGAAAACCCACCCTTAACAACTACGAGTTCGATTTCGGAGGACTCTCCACGAACCGTCCCCGTTCCATGAACGATCAGAAGCACCAGCACCGACCCTCTTCTTACTCGCAATCTTCTTCTTCGTCGTCGTTTTCATCGACCCAGACCAGGCCTGCAACGACGCCGTCGTGGCAGCCCAACAAACCCTCGTGGACCCACCAGCCGGCGGCGGGTAACGCCGCCCGGCCCGGTCTGTCTGGCGCGCCGGCTTCAATGGTGGGCGATATCCTCGGTAAGAGCTGGTCATCAGGTGCCAGTACAGGCATCGGAATCGCGGATAAAAACCCTAATTTGTTTGGGGATCTGCTCGGCTCGGCCTTAGGGCAGGGTAAGAGCAATAATAGTAATGTTCCGTTGAAGAATATATCATCAAAGAGTTCGTATTCAATGGAGAATTTGGCTGATTCGTTGCCAAAAACGAGTAATCCTGTGAAAAGTAATAGTAATTGGGGATCGGGTGAGAGTTTTGGGAGTTATACTGGTCCATACAATAAAAgtaacattaataataataacttcaACAAAGGCCCAAATCTTGGAGGTCCTTCCATGCGGAATTTAGGTGGAGTTGGAGCTGGGATGAGTGCCAACAAGGACCCATTTGGATCTTTGGTTGATTTTGGGTCGAAGCAAACGGGTAATCTTAATACTGCGAGGAAGAGTAATGAGGTTAGCACAGGTAATGATGCATTTGGGGATTTTCAGAATGCTTCAAAGTCGAGCACATCAGCATACCCATCAAATGCTCATTCTACAAGCAATAGCACTAATAACAATAATTTTATGGGATCAAGCCCGGCATCTGGTGCGACAATTGATGATTTTGGGATTCCTAGTAAGGATTATAGTTCTCAGAATCAGCCTCCTGCTCAGCCAGCGGGGGTTGATCCAATCGACATGTTGTTTACTTCATCATCTTCCTCGGCTGGAGCTGCCTCTGCTGCTGCCCAAGGACTTGGAAATCAGCAATTTTCTGAAGCTGATGATTGGGGATTGGATACAGAGTTCGGAGGTGGAGGAGGAAATGAAACAGGCACAACTACTGAGCTTGAAGGACTTCCTCCCCCACCCGCTGGTGTGTCAGCTTCTTCTGCTATGAACAAGGGGGTGGATAACTACAAGCAGGGGCAGTATGCTGATGCGATAAAATGGCTTTCTTGGGCTGTAATTTTACTTGAGAAAGCTGGAAATAATGCTTCCACCATGGAGGTTTTGTCGTGCAGAGCTTCATGTTATAAAGAAGTTGGGGAATATAAGAAGGCTGTTGCAGACTGCACGAAG GTGCTAGAACATGATGACACAAATGTATCAGTCCTTGTACAGCGTGCACTCTTGTATGAGAGTATCGAAAAGTACAAACTCGGGGCAGAGGACTTAAGGTCTGTTATGAAACTTGATCCTGGTAATCGTGTTGCAAGAAGTACGATTCATCGCTTGACTAAAATGGCAGGgtaa